ATGCTGCCTCGACAGGCTTGTAAGGTTCGAAGAGGTCGGCGGAAAAGTCGATGACAGTGCCATCAACGCTCCAGATCACATCACCCGCTGCCTTGCCGGTTTCCGCCTTGATGCGGTTCATCAACTCGCCGGAACCGGCTTTGACAAGCTCGACCTTGGTGCCGGTCTTCTTTTCAAACAGCGGCAACAACTCATCCATAAGCTGCTGCGGCGCTGCCGAATAGACCACGACGGTACCTTCGGCATGGGCGAAAGCCGCGCTGGCAAGGAAGGTTGCGCCGGCAACAAGGCGCGCGAAAATAGTGCATGATTGACGCATGAAGGGTGCTCCGTTTTTTTGTTCCCTGACCACGATGTCCCGCGACCTAAATTTTTTTTGTTTTTGTCGTCGCAGCTCGTTGTCTGATATTTATTTTCTTTACGTAAATTAATAAGTCAAGCGCGAATTCGTTACAAAAATTAAAACGCCCTATCGCACTGATAAAAAAAGGTATTCTAATAAAGTTACAGCATCGCCGCTAAACCCGGACCGGGAAATTCGCTGTACAATCGCGTCGTTTGCGCTATTCAATCCGACGTTACGTCTCGCGGGAGAATGGCTTGATCGACCTCGGCTACAATGAACGGCGTCTGCTCGAGATTTTGCGCGGCAAGGGTGGCATGTCCCGTATAGAACTGGCGCGCGAGATGGATGTGTCGGCACCGACGCTGACGCGTCTGACATCCAGCCTTCTTGAATCCGGCCTCATCATCGAGGCTGAGGAAGCACGCAACGACGGCAAGCGCGGGAAACCGTCTACCGCGATCGAGATCAATCCGAACGGGCTTTTCACACTCGGGGTCTACTTCAATCCAGATGACCTGCGGGTCTGCATCGCAGATCTCAATGGCACGATAAGGCACGAAGTCAGATCTGACCTGGAGGACTACAGCTTCGAGCACATCATGGAAACGGCGGAGGCCGCCGCACGCCAGGTGCTCGAAAAAGCAAAGGTCAAAAAAATGGATGTGCTTGGCTGCGGCATCAGCTTTCCGGGCCACTTCAAACGAGACCGTGGCCATGTGTTCCGCATCAGGCAATTCGAGAGCTGGCATGACATCGATGTCGACAAAGACTTCCAGCCCTATTTTGATTTTCCGGTCTTTCACGAAAACGACGGCAATACCGTTATTCTTTCTGAGCTATATTACGGCGCAGGCCGAAGCATCCGCAATTTTGCGATGATCTGGCTGACTTACG
This portion of the Agrobacterium tumefaciens genome encodes:
- a CDS encoding ROK family transcriptional regulator, translated to MIDLGYNERRLLEILRGKGGMSRIELAREMDVSAPTLTRLTSSLLESGLIIEAEEARNDGKRGKPSTAIEINPNGLFTLGVYFNPDDLRVCIADLNGTIRHEVRSDLEDYSFEHIMETAEAAARQVLEKAKVKKMDVLGCGISFPGHFKRDRGHVFRIRQFESWHDIDVDKDFQPYFDFPVFHENDGNTVILSELYYGAGRSIRNFAMIWLTYGIGGAVVVQRHLYRGTNGNAGEFGGLFPKSHPRPSGQDLCDTLAAHGMDIRRLKDIDESYSDHPAVVAWLERATEQLRLLALTVARTIDPGAIIFGGSLPDWILEHIVQRIGSLEMLGEDFFVEPPEIRKSMMSDLPHLGAASIPIYRATTPSYYSGRALKGWA